A portion of the Desmodus rotundus isolate HL8 chromosome 8, HLdesRot8A.1, whole genome shotgun sequence genome contains these proteins:
- the JRK gene encoding jerky protein homolog translates to MASKQAAGRGPGAKRKRVVLTLKEKMDICARLEKGESRKALTQEYNVGMSTLYDIKAHKAQLLRFFASSDSNKALERRRTLHTPKLEHLDRVLYEWFLGRRAEGVPVSGPMLIEKAKDFYEQMQLTEPCVFSGGWLWRFKARHGIKKLDASSEKQAADHQAAEQFCGFFRSLTAEHGLTPEQVYNADETGLSWQRWPGPKGGPVPGGRQSRDRLTVLMCANATGSHRIKPLVIGKCGGPRASKGIQHLPVAYRAHGNAWADRAVFSDWFHHVFAPSVREHFQALGLPEGSKAVLLLDSSRAHPQESELVSENICTIFLPASAASLIQPMDQGIRRDFMRNFISSPAALQGSHPRHTVNDALCSVACAWDAVSSAVFSRAWRKLWPEAMLAEGSSSEEEPERLGARPHDQTFAHVLELGREARSRPSSRLHGSVAVERAGPGQGTGGVCLAQGQLEQAEKSGQAKATREGEEVAWEQAAVAFHTVLCFAEGQPCFTAQELGQLRALRAVFVQQWQGRQQRPALRAAVKLEAPQERGGGCATVGED, encoded by the coding sequence ATGGCCTCCAAGCAGGCTGCCGGGCGGGGCCCGGGAGCGAAGCGCAAGAGGGTGGTGCTCACGCTGAAGGAGAAGATGGACATCTGCGCCCGCCTGGAGAAGGGCGAGAGCAGGAAGGCGCTCACGCAGGAGTACAACGTGGGCATGTCCACGCTGTACGACATCAAGGCCCACAAGGCCCAGCTGCTGCGCTTCTTCGCCAGCTCCGACTCCAACAAGGCCCTGGAGCGGCGGCGCACCCTGCACACGCCCAAGCTGGAGCACCTGGACCGGGTGCTGTACGAGTGGTTCCTGGGCAGGCGCGCCGAGGGCGTGCCCGTCTCGGGCCCCATGCTCATCGAGAAGGCCAAGGACTTCTACGAGCAGATGCAGCTCACCGAGCCCTGCGTGTTTTCTGGCGGGTGGCTGTGGCGCTTCAAGGCCAGACACGGCATTAAGAAGCTGGACGCATCCAGCGAAAAGCAGGCGGCCGACCACCAAGCGGCCGAGCAGTTCTGTGGGTTTTTCCGGAGTCTGACTGCGGAGCACGGCCTGACGCCGGAGCAGGTGTATAACGCCGACGAGACCGGCCTCTCCTGGCAGCGCTGGCCCGGCCCCAAGGGCGGGCCGGTGCccgggggcaggcagagcagggacaGACTGACCGTCCTCATGTGTGCCAACGCCACAGGCTCCCACAGAATCAAGCCCTTGGTGATCGGGAAATGTGGCGGCCCCCGGGCATCCAAAGGCATCCAGCACTTGCCCGTGGCCTACCGGGCTCACGGGAACGCGTGGGCCGACAGGGCGGTGTTCTCTGACTGGTTCCATCACGTCTTCGCCCCCTCGGTGAGGGAGCACTTCCAAGCCCTGGGTCTGCCCGAAGGCAGCAAAGCCGTCCTCCTGCTGGACAGCTCCCGGGCCCACCCGCAGGAGTCCGAGCTGGTCTCTGAGAATATCTGCACCATCTTTCTGCCTGCCAGCGCTGCCTCCTTAATCCAGCCCATGGACCAGGGCATTCGCCGGGACTTCATGAGGAATTTCATCAGCTCCCCCGCTGCGCTGCAGGGCTCCCACCCACGCCACACTGTGAACGACGCCCTCTGCAGTGTGGCCTGTGCCTGGGACGCCGTGTCCAGTGCCGTCTTCAGCCGGGCCTGGAGGAAGCTGTGGCCCGAGGCCATGCTGGCCGAAGGCTCATCTTCTGAGGAGGAGCCCGAGCGCCTGGGAGCCAGGCCACATGACCAGACCTTTGCGCACGTCCTGGAGCTTGGAAGAGAGGCCCGGTCCCGGCCCAGCAGCAGGCTCCACGGGAGCGTGGCCGTCGAGCGGGCTGGGCCGGGGCAGGGGACCGGAGGGgtgtgcctggcccagggccagctggAGCAGGCTGAGAAGAGCGGCCAGGCCAAAGCCAccagggagggtgaggaggtggCCTGGGAGCAGGCGGCCGTGGCCTTCCACACGGTGCTCTGCTTTGCCGAGGGACAGCCGTGCTTCACGGCACAGGAGCTGGGGCAGCTGCGCGCGCTGCGTGCTGTGTTTGTGCAGCAGTGGCAGGGGCGGCAGCAGCGGCCTGCCCTGAGGGCCGCGGTCAAGCTCGAAGCCCCCCAGGAGCGTGGGGGGGGCTGTGCCACCGTGGGCGAGGACTGA